The genomic stretch TTCGCAACCGGATCCTGCACGATCACCACCTCGGCTGTCTGGTCGTCGTGGTGGGCAATCTCACGGTCGGCGGCACGGGCAAGACTCCGGTAGTCGAGAAGTTCGCACGGTCGTTGGCCGAGCGCGGACGTCGCGTGGCGATCCTCAGTCGGGGCTACAAGAGCCGCAAGGAACCGCTCCTGAAGCGCTGGTGGCGCACGATCGTGACCGGAGGCGAGCCTCCGCCGCCGCGCGTGGTGAGTGACGGACGCGACGTCCTGCTCGATTCCGACACGGCGGGAGACGAACCCTACATGCTCGCACGCAATCTTCCGGGGGTCGTGGTGCTCGTGGACTCCAACCGTGTGAAGTCCGGCTCGTACGCCATCCGCAAGTTCGGTTGCGACACGCTCGTGCTGGACGACGGCTTTCAATACCTCGCGCTGAAGGGGCGGCTGAACCTTCTCCTCATCGACAGCACCAATCCGTTCGGCAACGGACGCTTGCTGCCGCGCGGCATCCTGCGAGAGCCGATCAAACACATCAAACGCGCCTCCTACGTCTTTCTCACCAAGTCGCGGGGGCAGCGTGACGCCCGGTTGGAGGCGTTGATCGAGAAACACAACCCCGGCGTCGACGTGATCGAGTGTGCGCACCGACCGCAGTATCTCCAAGTGTTGCACGGGACGGAGCGCATCGGTCTGGACCGGCTGCGCGGTGCGAGGGTGGGGGCATTCAGCGGCATCGCAGTGCCGGAGAGCTTCGAAGGATTCTTGCGGGACTACGGCGCGCACCTGCTCTACACGCGACGTTTCCTGGACCATCACCGCTTCAGCGTGACGGAACTCGAACACATCTGTCGGCAGGCGCACGATGCGGGTCTGGATTTCCTCGTCACGACCGAGAAGGACGCGGTGCGTATCCCGGTGGGGCAGGCGTTTCCACTCCCGGTGTATTACCTGCGTTTGGAGATCGAGATCCTCAGTGGTGCCGGGGACTTCGACGAAGCGGTCTCGCGCATTTGTTTTCCGACACGAGCCCGTGCGAGGTCGGTGGACGCTTCGGTGCAGGAGTGAGCCGG from Opitutales bacterium ASA1 encodes the following:
- the lpxK gene encoding tetraacyldisaccharide 4'-kinase, with the protein product MPLTRLKERLDALEQFAVDVVFDRRHGKRAAAFGFFLHALSKLFSGIVQLRLWLFRNRILHDHHLGCLVVVVGNLTVGGTGKTPVVEKFARSLAERGRRVAILSRGYKSRKEPLLKRWWRTIVTGGEPPPPRVVSDGRDVLLDSDTAGDEPYMLARNLPGVVVLVDSNRVKSGSYAIRKFGCDTLVLDDGFQYLALKGRLNLLLIDSTNPFGNGRLLPRGILREPIKHIKRASYVFLTKSRGQRDARLEALIEKHNPGVDVIECAHRPQYLQVLHGTERIGLDRLRGARVGAFSGIAVPESFEGFLRDYGAHLLYTRRFLDHHRFSVTELEHICRQAHDAGLDFLVTTEKDAVRIPVGQAFPLPVYYLRLEIEILSGAGDFDEAVSRICFPTRARARSVDASVQE